Proteins encoded by one window of Antechinus flavipes isolate AdamAnt ecotype Samford, QLD, Australia chromosome 4, AdamAnt_v2, whole genome shotgun sequence:
- the CENPQ gene encoding centromere protein Q, protein MPGRGGENRTRETKSKNKSKSQQCKKTEKRKVDNEDTKELEKEVRQSIKLMKKQLASPRQPLQETGENANKKKKTFKNKVTWQSLSKDNKEYFETMMDSMIRSVLRDEIKKKENTQIHLNCLKERFLQLCETHKISLGEWNSLKEVSNLCLKELEILEANKKDLELLKEETEKAMKATQLIKENIQNLQDRIRILESELKEKEEKSKQVLQIDGTRALSLPELPKKSIKAPILHEEILKRIPNQKDILKDLHVMNNSAEMKNMLTFIKEAYKNLDAS, encoded by the exons ATGCCTGGAAGAGGAGGTGAAAATCGCACAAGAGAAACCAAGTCAAAGAACAAGAGCAAATCTCAACAGtgtaaaaaaactgaaaaaaggaaaGTTGATAATGAAGATACTAAGGAGTTAGAAAAAGAG gtcaGACAGTCAATCAAACTAATGAAGAAACAACTAGCGAGTCCAAGACAGCCTTTGCaag AAACTGGGGaaaatgcaaataagaaaaagaaaactttcaaaaataaagtAACATGGCAGTCTCTctcaaaagataataaagaatattttgagaCTATGATGGATTCTATGATACG atctgttttgagagatgaaataaaaaaaaaggaaaacacccAAATTCATCTTAACTGCTTAAAGGAAAG GTTTCTTCAATTGTGTGAAACTCATAAAATCTCTCTGGGAGAGTGGAACAGTCTAAAGGAAGTGTCAAATCTCTGtctgaaggaactggaaattctTGAGGCCAATAAAAAAGACTTGGAGTTATTGAag gaagaaactgaaaaagcaATGAAGGCCAcacaattaataaaagaaaatattcagaacCTTCAGGACAGAATTCGGATTCTTGAGAGTGAattgaaggaaaaagaggaaaagtctAAGCAG gTGCTTCAAATAGATGGTACCAGGGCCCTTTCTCTTCCAGAACTCCCCAAGAAAAGTATTAAAGCCCCAATACTTCAT GAGGAAATTTTGAAGAGGATTCCAAATCAGAAGGATATTCTAAAGGATCTGCATGTCATGAATAATTCAGCAGAGATGAAGAACATGCTAACTTTCATAAAAGAAGCCTATAAGAATCTGGATGCCTCCTAA